TAATGCTGCGGGAAGGAGCGACGGAAGAGCAGTATGTGAGGCTGCTCGGGCTGCTCAATAGTTCCACGGCCGGGTTCTGGCTCAAGATGGTGAGCCACGACAAAGGCAGCCAGGGTGTAAATGAGGGCTACAAATCCCAGGTATGGGAGCGCTTCTACGAGTTCACCGGCACCAAACTTCAAGAATTCCCGCTTCCCTCCGAATACCCCGCAGCCCTGGCCTCCGAGGTCGATGCTCTTGCCCAGCAGCTCTCGGCGATGACCCCCGCCGCCCTCGCCGCCAAGGCCGTCCCCACTGCCACCGCTCTCCGCGAAGCTCAAGCCCACTACAACTCCATCCGCGCACGCATGATTGCCCTTCAGGAGGAGCTGGACTGGCAGGTCTACTCCCTCTACGACCTGCACTCCGAGGACCTGCGCCTGGGCGACGCCTCTGGCGTGCCCGAACTCGCCCTGGGCGAGCGGGCTTTCGAGATCGTGCTCGCACGACGGGCCGCGGCGGGTGAGGCCAGTGGCGAGTGGTTCAAGCGACACGGCTCGACGCCGATCACGGAGATCCCCGCGCACTGGCCCGCCGACTATCAGGCGCTCGTGCAGAGGCGGATCGAGGTCATCGAGTCGAACCGTGCCATCGGCATGGTGGAGCGCCCCGAGTTCAAGCGGCGTTGGGCCACCGAAGGCTGGGATGCGATGCGACAGAAGGCGCTGAAGTCCTGGCTGCTCGACCGGGTCGAGGACCGCACATACTGGTTCGACGCCAGCGGCAATCCCACCGTCGCCACCCTCGCCCGCCTCGCCGAAAATCTTTCAGCCGACGAGGACTTCACGTCTGTTGCTGAGCTGTACGCACCCCGGCAGGACCTCGTGAAGATCGTGCGGGAGCTGCTCTCCGAGGAGCACGTGCCGTTCGTCTCTGCACTGCGGTACAAGCCGACCGGGCTGAAAAAGCGTGCTGACTGGGAGCAGGTCTGGGAGTTGCAGCGGGAGGAGGACGCGGCGCCCGACGAACCCGCCAAGCGGAAGGTTCGTGAGCGGACGCCCGTGCCGCCGAAGTACACCTCGGCGGACTTCCTGAAGCCGAGCTACTGGCGTGCGCGCGGCAAGCTGGATGTGCCCAAGGAGCGGTTCGTGTCCTATGGCACGGTCAACGCGCAGTCGCCGGAGCTGTATGGGTGGGCCGGCTGGGATCACCTGGAGCAGGCCCTCGCGCTCGCCTCGTACATCCAGCAGGCTGGGCTCAGCGACGACGACCTCGTGCCTTACCTGGCCGGGCTACTTGAGCTGCAGCCATGGCTGGAGCAGTGGTACGGCGAATACGACCCGGAGTTCGGGGCGTCGCCGGCCGCCGAGATCCTGGCGTTCAGGCAGCAGAAGCAGGGCGAACTCGGGTTGACCGACGATGCACTGCGGGCCTGGCGTCCGTCGGCCGCCAGCCGTGGACGCGGCGCGTCGAAGGCCGCCACATCGAGGACGCGCACGGGCACGAAGGCCGCCGTCCAGACGTCCATCATCGACGCCGACAACGGCACCGTCACCGAGGCCGTAAGCGGCGCAGAGTCCGCCTGAGCAGGGCGAGGAGCAGACACACCATGGCTTTCATGAACAGGAACAATCCTCGTCCCGAGGACCGGCCGCTGCTTCGGGAGCTGATCGACATCCCGGAGTCGGTGTCCACCTCCGACTTCGTATTGAAGCTGAACGAAGCGGTCACGCCCGAGGGGGCCGAAGCGGCGCTGAAGGACTATGTCGTCACCGACCGGCTGCTCGGCAACTTCGACGAAGCCCTCGACCTGATCAAGTCCGCGCTGGACAGCCGCTCGTCGAAGGCTGCCTATCTACATGGCTCGTTCGGTTCCGGTAAGTCGCACTTCATGGCGGTGCTCTACGCGCTGTTGTCGCGTAACCAGGCCGCTCGGGCGCGCGGCGACCTCGACCCGGTGCGGGCCCGGCACGCCTGGCTGGATGCGGACGACCGCAAGTTCCTGCTGGTGCCGTACCACATGCTGGGTTCCAAGTCGCTGGAGCAGCGCGTGCTCGGCAAGTACGTGGAGCACGTACGGAAACTCCACCCAGACTGCCCGCTGCCGCAGGTCTACCGGACCGACGGGCTCTTCGAGGACTTCGCCGAGCAGCGTCGTCGTAACGGTGACGAGCGGGTGATTGAGCAGCTCGCCGATGCCGGCGACGGCCAGGAGGACGAGTGGGGTGACTCCTTCGCCTGGACCTCTGAGCTGCTGGACCAGGCGGTGAACGCTCCGGAGGAGCATGAGAACACCAAGGACCTCGATCTGGAGAATCCTTCCACGCCGCGGGAATTGCGGGCCCGTCTCGTGCAGGACCTCACTCAGACCCTGTTCCCGTCGTTCTCGCGTAACGCCTCCGAAGATGCCGACGGGTTCGTCTCTCTGGACAAGGGGCTCGGCATCATCGCCGCGCACGCCAAGTCCCTTGGCTATGACGGTCTCGTCCTCTTCATGGACGAGCTGATCCTGTGGCTGGCCTCCCGTATCCACGACCAGAAGTTTGTCTCCCGCGAAGCCGACAAGATCACAAACTTTGTGGAGGGCGGCGACGAACGGCGCGCGATCCCGGTGGTGTCATTCATCGCCCGCCAGCGCGACTTGCGTGAGCTGGTCGGCGAGGAGATGTCGGGGGCCGCCGAGGCCGCCGTCCAGGACAGTCTGAAGCTCAGCGGCGGGCGCTTCGACAAGATCGTCCTGGAGGACCGCAATCTCCCGCAGATCGCGCAGGCCCGCCTGCTCAAGCCCACCAGCCCGGAGGCCGAGGCGAAGGTGGAGGCGGCGTTTGCCGAGGCCAAGAGGCTCGGTCCGGACGTGTGGGACACCCTGCTCGGCCATGACAAGTCCACCACCGGCGCGGACGAGGGCGCGTTCAGGCGGACGTACCCGTTCCCGCCGGCGTTCATGGACACCCTGGTACACATCTCCGCAGCCCTGCAGCGCTCCCGCACCGGCCTGAAGCTGATGAGCCAGCTGCTCGTCGATCACCGCGACGACTGGCGGCTCGGGCAGCTTGTGCCGTTGGGTGATCTCTACCCGGCGATCGCGGGCGGCGGCGACAAGGCGTTCAGCGGGGAGACCAGTGTTCATTTCGAGGCTGCCGACAAGCTGTACCGGGACAAGCTGCGCCCGTATCTGCTGAAGACCAACCAGGTCACCGAGGACCAGGTCGAGGCGTACCGGCGCCGCCCCGAGACACTCGGCGACCCGCAACTTGCTGCACGCTGCCGCGATTTCACCGGTGACAGCCGACTGCTGCAGACCCTGCTGCTGTCTGCGCTCGCGCCCAGTGTGCCCGCGCTGGCCGACCTCACCCTGGCGCGGCTGCATGCCCTCAACCACGGCTCCATCACTACCCGCATCGCGGGGACCGAGGTCGGCCGGCTTGAGCAGAAGGCGAAGGAGTGGGCGGCGACCTTCCCCGAGATAAAGGTGACGGGTACCGGGCCTGGTGCGGTGGTGCGCCTGGAGCTCACCGGTGTAGACCTGGACGCCGTCCTCGCCAACGCCCAAGTCCACAACAACCAGAACAACCGGCGTGCCAAGATGCGCGGCCTGCTCAAGGAGGCGCTCGGCGTCAGCGACGGGCCTGGCGGCTTCGACGCGTACGACGTGCTCAACCTGGTGTGGAAGGGCACCGAACGGCAGATCGAGGTGGTCTTCGGTAACGTCGCCGATGTCGACTCGCTGCCCGAGGCGACCCTGCGGCCGAGCCAGGAGGACGCCTGGCGGCTCATTGTCGACTTCCCCTATGACGAGGGCGAGTTCGGGCCGATGGATGACCTGCAGCGGCTGCGCGCCCTGCGGGAGAAGCCGGGCGGTGACTCACGCACCCTGGCCTGGTTGCCCACTCACCTGACCGATGCTTCCCGCGGCGACTTCGAGCGCCTCGTCGTCATCGACAAGGCCCTCGCTGACGAGACCCGCTTCGACTCCGACTTCGCGCGCAGCCTCAACGCGGACGACAAAGAGCGCGCCAAGGGCATGCTCCAGTCGCAGCTCCTCATCCTCACCGAGCGCGTCAGCCAGGCGTTGCGGCAGGCGTACGGGCTCACGCAGAAGCAGGAAGGGGTCGTCGACCTCAGCTTCGACACCCACCTGGTCGCCCAGCAGGACGTGCCCGAGCTGCGGCTTCCGCTCGGCGCCACCTTGGATACCGCCGCCCGTGACCTGGCCGGCAAGCTGCTCGCCCACCAGTACCCCGCCCACCCCGACCTGGATCCGGACGGCACGGGCAGGCCGGTGAAGCCGGCCGAGATCAAGACCGTCTTCGA
This Streptomyces misionensis DNA region includes the following protein-coding sequences:
- the pglY gene encoding BREX-2 system ATPase PglY, translated to MAFMNRNNPRPEDRPLLRELIDIPESVSTSDFVLKLNEAVTPEGAEAALKDYVVTDRLLGNFDEALDLIKSALDSRSSKAAYLHGSFGSGKSHFMAVLYALLSRNQAARARGDLDPVRARHAWLDADDRKFLLVPYHMLGSKSLEQRVLGKYVEHVRKLHPDCPLPQVYRTDGLFEDFAEQRRRNGDERVIEQLADAGDGQEDEWGDSFAWTSELLDQAVNAPEEHENTKDLDLENPSTPRELRARLVQDLTQTLFPSFSRNASEDADGFVSLDKGLGIIAAHAKSLGYDGLVLFMDELILWLASRIHDQKFVSREADKITNFVEGGDERRAIPVVSFIARQRDLRELVGEEMSGAAEAAVQDSLKLSGGRFDKIVLEDRNLPQIAQARLLKPTSPEAEAKVEAAFAEAKRLGPDVWDTLLGHDKSTTGADEGAFRRTYPFPPAFMDTLVHISAALQRSRTGLKLMSQLLVDHRDDWRLGQLVPLGDLYPAIAGGGDKAFSGETSVHFEAADKLYRDKLRPYLLKTNQVTEDQVEAYRRRPETLGDPQLAARCRDFTGDSRLLQTLLLSALAPSVPALADLTLARLHALNHGSITTRIAGTEVGRLEQKAKEWAATFPEIKVTGTGPGAVVRLELTGVDLDAVLANAQVHNNQNNRRAKMRGLLKEALGVSDGPGGFDAYDVLNLVWKGTERQIEVVFGNVADVDSLPEATLRPSQEDAWRLIVDFPYDEGEFGPMDDLQRLRALREKPGGDSRTLAWLPTHLTDASRGDFERLVVIDKALADETRFDSDFARSLNADDKERAKGMLQSQLLILTERVSQALRQAYGLTQKQEGVVDLSFDTHLVAQQDVPELRLPLGATLDTAARDLAGKLLAHQYPAHPDLDPDGTGRPVKPAEIKTVFEYVRKAAENRDGQTEVDGKDRKTMARIAGGLGLGAMREAYYRQSTAWPDHFNDRARRNGTAEPTLVKLSDWSDLPEPRGLPEPLRRLLAAAYAEMTDRVWVRGGVPVEPAPAPHELKGDYALREQQLPTESDWAEARKRFETMLGNQAPQLRRGRIVNQFAAQIKQAAASLGQDAGRLVGELEKHRAFLQLNDDSPRLVLARRAQELVKEVTEAGIEAKTVVDRLARFPLGDFSAHRYGMSLKSAGKVASALQNTSWDQLSLADTLGVDGAAVLERVRDAAAGDPGDYPDLPGVLHASSREVLSLLRSRQSTTERPQPSPTPPPSSDSVDLNGGSAHPQVLPEPPQQPGPRTPSRSVARSGGGRTTAARAAAELQAEIAALAAEHPNATVEVTWKVVD